In the Pedobacter cryoconitis genome, AGGGGAATGCACGTAAAAGCCCCCCGCTTGTGCAGCAGTAATTGCTTTGATCAGGGCTTTCCCTACTCCCATTCCCCGGTACTGCTCTAAGATAGCCAGTCCTTCGATTTTGTTTCCCGTTTTAGTTTTGTGATAACTGCAGGTTCCTGCTGGCAGATCATTTACAGTAGCCAAAAAATGAGAAGATTGTACATCTGCAGAAACAGTAAACAACTGATCTCCATCCATTTCCCTTAAAACTGATTTTAATATCGCACCAGAAGTTTTCAATCCCGCTGCGGTTTCTACTAACTGAACCTCCAATTCAAGAGGCTCTGCACCAAGTTCAACCTTAACCGCTTTGAGCTGCGCTACCAGAACCATTGCGCGCTCCAAAAAGCCCATCTTCCGAAGCTGTTCTTCAGATTCGTTTAAAGCCTTCAACAAGTTATTTTCATTCCCGGTAATCTCTGACAGCACTTTAACCATAACATCCCACACCGGTTTCATTTGCTCAATCAGTTCCCAAGCCTTACCGGTTAAAATAATCAGTCTTTTCCTTTCATCAGTTTTATCGCGCAAAGAGCTGATCAGCTTTTGCTGTTCCAGCTCTTTCAGCAAGCTAATTGTCGAAGGATGTGCATAGCCAATTTCAGCAGCGAGTTCCAGAATACTCAAAGGAGATTTGAACTGCAGCGTATAAATTACAGGAAACCACTTAGGTTCAAACTCTATTCCAAAAGCTTTATACAATAGTAAACCATCCTTACGGAATTGTTCGCTTAAGCGTTGCAAACGTGTTGAAATAGCTAGTATCCCAGATTCATCGATGAGGTTAACAACTTCTTTATTTGCCATCATTCAGGTGTAAAACAAAAAAATGGGTATCCAGTTTCATTAGCGGCATACTCGCTGGTAAGTTCGCTTTTTCAATCGGAATAAAGCCATTACGCTCATAAAAACGAATTGCTGCCTGTAATTTCTCGACAGTTCCCAAATAAATTGCATTGATTCCTTTGGTACTGGCATAATCAATCAGCGTATGCAGTAGTTTTTGTGCAATCCCTTTCTCTTTACCTCTGTAATGTTTATGAACGAACATTTTACGGATAACTCCGATCCCATCTCCTATATTAATTAAGGCAATAGAGCCGATAACCTGATCCTGATCTTTCGCAATCCAGAATTCTCCCCCGGGTACTTTGTAAAACTGATCTATCTCACTCAGGTCAGGCTGATCTGCAGCAGTAATCGGAATATTAAACTCTTGTTGTTGAATTGTAAGTATTAAATCAATGATTTGTTCAGTTTCTGCAACTGTTGATGTGGTAATTTCAAATTGTGTTTCCATCTCTATACTATATAAGTGTAAAAGTACGTAGTCACCTACATAAATACAAACTATTATCAAATAATTGCATTTGACCAGATTTCCAGTCAGGATTTACTTCAAAATATAATTGCCGGATTAAACATGAATTTGGAAAAACAGAAAATAAAGTTTACCATTGCTTCCTACTGAAGCAACAAGGTGCAAACCATAAAGATTAACCACTATACCCCTGAAGACAAAGCAGATAAACTATCAAATCACCAGACAACTAGCTAAATATGCTCCAGACCACATAAACCAAATAGTTACCAGACCTACACCAACCAGATAATTACCAGACCAACCTAATAGTTACCAACCAAAACTGTATGAAAAAAGAAATACTAACACTCCTTGCCTTTTCCTGCCTCCACGCTGTAACTGCACAAGAAGAGAAAAACTTTAAATTGATTACTAATCCAAATGGAATTGTATTGGGCTATAACCCGATGTCCGGCGTCAAAATATTAACAGTTGACGGGCTTAAATTCAAAGATCTGAACAAAAACGGGAAGCTGGATAAATACGAAGACTGGAGATTGTCAGCCGATCTTCGGGCCAGAGATCTGGCACAGCAAATGACTATTGCACAAATTTCCGGATTGATGCTTTACAGCGGCCATCAGATGCTTCCCGGCTCCGATTCCGGTTTCGGTTCAGCCACCTACAATGGAAAGGCCTTTAGTAAAAGTAAAGCCAAAGCAGAAGACCTCAGCGATAATCAAAAGAAATTTCTGAAAGAAGACAACCTGCGGCATATCCTCCTTACCAAAGTACAAAGCCCTGAAGTTGCTGCCGCCTGGAATAACA is a window encoding:
- a CDS encoding bifunctional helix-turn-helix transcriptional regulator/GNAT family N-acetyltransferase, giving the protein MMANKEVVNLIDESGILAISTRLQRLSEQFRKDGLLLYKAFGIEFEPKWFPVIYTLQFKSPLSILELAAEIGYAHPSTISLLKELEQQKLISSLRDKTDERKRLIILTGKAWELIEQMKPVWDVMVKVLSEITGNENNLLKALNESEEQLRKMGFLERAMVLVAQLKAVKVELGAEPLELEVQLVETAAGLKTSGAILKSVLREMDGDQLFTVSADVQSSHFLATVNDLPAGTCSYHKTKTGNKIEGLAILEQYRGMGVGKALIKAITAAQAGGFYVHSPLALVTWFEKTGFLKKGKQLEEKGGLYYKMVFNA
- a CDS encoding GNAT family N-acetyltransferase, whose amino-acid sequence is METQFEITTSTVAETEQIIDLILTIQQQEFNIPITAADQPDLSEIDQFYKVPGGEFWIAKDQDQVIGSIALINIGDGIGVIRKMFVHKHYRGKEKGIAQKLLHTLIDYASTKGINAIYLGTVEKLQAAIRFYERNGFIPIEKANLPASMPLMKLDTHFFVLHLNDGK